A single genomic interval of Ruficoccus amylovorans harbors:
- a CDS encoding transposase — translation MKRKRYTEEQIVAIMREADEGRNMDDVCREHNVSKASFHR, via the coding sequence ATGAAACGAAAGAGATACACCGAAGAGCAGATCGTTGCGATTATGCGCGAGGCAGACGAAGGTCGTAACATGGATGACGTGTGCCGCGAGCACAACGTGAGCAAGGCCAGCTTCCACCGCTAG